The window AATACTACCCCAGGAAACAGAATAGAGAGCTGCCTCTGCAATAGAGCAAAGGGCTGAAATAACGACAGCTAAAAAAAAGGCTAGTCCTAACTTTGTCATCTTGTGAAAAAGAATTTAACAAAATAAATAAATAAGAGCAAGCAAGACTTCTAGAGATAACCTTGTAAATCAAATTTATTACGCCAAAATTTAACCAACTTCTCTGCTTCTGTTTCTTGTCTTTCCCAGTTACCAAAAGCCTTTCCATTGGAAATAAGTCTAGTAATGGCTCTTCTTACATCTATACTTATTTTTCCAGGACTCTTATCTTCCCACGGAGTTCCTGGTAAAGGAATAAAAGTATGAGCATGAACTCTTGCTCCTAATTGAGTCAATTCTTGCATGAATAAAATAGTATCCTGTTCATCTTCTTTTGTTTCCCCAGGAAGGCCAAAAATAAAATCAACACAAGGAATAAAGTTATATTTTACAGCTAATCTAACAGCAGAACGCACATCATCAAGAGTATGTTGTCGTCCCATACTTCTAAGCATTCTTTCACTTCCTGTCTGAGCCCCTATAACCAAATTTTTATTATCAATCTTTTTAGCTAATAACCGCATAATCTTTTCACTCAGTTGTTCTGGTCTGACTTCTGAAGGAAAAGAGCCAAAAAAAATCCTTCCATAAGGCAGTATCTCTCTTATTTTAGTTAAAAGCTCTTCAATAGCTTCTATATTGACCTCTCGTCCATTTCTAGAACCATAAGCCAAAGCATTGGGTGTAATGAAACGAATATCTGTTAAATTTATGCTTTTAAAAAATTTAATCCATTCCAAAATAGTTAAAATACTTCTATGTCTAACTTTTGTTCCAAATAAAAATGACGTCTGACAATATTTACAAGCAAAAGGACATCCCCTTGTAATTTCTAAAGGGCCAAAGCGCATCAAAGACTTTGAAAACGGAAAATATTGATTCAAATCAACATACTTCTTGTTTTTATTAATTTTTACATTTTCTTTTTCTAAATAAGCTACGCCAGGGGTAGATTTAAATTCATTGCCATTTAAAAAATTATCCAAAAAAAGACAAAAACTTTCTTCTGACTCGCCCACAAAAACAAAATCAAATCCAAAACATAAACTACCATAAATATCACCACTAGGATGAGGACCACCTGCCAAAAATATACTATTTTTATATTTTGTTTTTAGCGTTGAAACAATTTTGTAAATCTCAAAAATATTAAAAGAACAAAAAGAAAAACAAAAAATTACAGATGATTTAAAAGAGATGTTTAAGTCTTGTATAGAATTAAAAAAAATGATTTCAAAATTATTTAACAATTTTTTAGTTTCTAACGCTCCTAATAAAGCATTAATACTATACCTATTTAAAGAATTTTTCCAAAATAAA is drawn from Desulfonauticus submarinus and contains these coding sequences:
- a CDS encoding TIGR04013 family B12-binding domain/radical SAM domain-containing protein — encoded protein: MRKTYLLFWKNSLNRYSINALLGALETKKLLNNFEIIFFNSIQDLNISFKSSVIFCFSFCSFNIFEIYKIVSTLKTKYKNSIFLAGGPHPSGDIYGSLCFGFDFVFVGESEESFCLFLDNFLNGNEFKSTPGVAYLEKENVKINKNKKYVDLNQYFPFSKSLMRFGPLEITRGCPFACKYCQTSFLFGTKVRHRSILTILEWIKFFKSINLTDIRFITPNALAYGSRNGREVNIEAIEELLTKIREILPYGRIFFGSFPSEVRPEQLSEKIMRLLAKKIDNKNLVIGAQTGSERMLRSMGRQHTLDDVRSAVRLAVKYNFIPCVDFIFGLPGETKEDEQDTILFMQELTQLGARVHAHTFIPLPGTPWEDKSPGKISIDVRRAITRLISNGKAFGNWERQETEAEKLVKFWRNKFDLQGYL